One window from the genome of Pseudomonas sp. L5B5 encodes:
- a CDS encoding arginyltransferase — protein sequence MTELARLKFYATQPHSCSYLPGEQATTLFLDPSQPMDVHVYADLSEMGFRRSGDHLYRPHCQNCNACVPARIPAAQFLPNRQQKRILKRNSDLSVQAAKPAFSEEYFDLYQRYIEQRHADGDMFPPSRDQFSTFLVRDLPFSRFYEFRLEGRLLAVAVTDLLPNGLSAVYTFYEPDEERRSLGRYAILWQIGETLRLGLDALYLGYWIKNCKKMNYKTQYRPIELLINQRWVILN from the coding sequence ATGACCGAGTTGGCGCGCCTGAAGTTCTATGCCACTCAACCCCACTCCTGCAGCTACCTGCCCGGCGAACAGGCCACCACCTTGTTCCTGGACCCCAGCCAGCCCATGGATGTGCATGTCTATGCGGACCTGTCGGAAATGGGCTTTCGCCGCAGTGGCGACCATCTGTACCGACCCCATTGCCAGAACTGCAATGCCTGTGTGCCTGCACGCATCCCGGCAGCGCAGTTCCTGCCCAATCGCCAGCAGAAACGCATTCTCAAGCGCAACAGCGACCTGAGCGTGCAAGCCGCCAAGCCCGCTTTCAGCGAAGAGTATTTCGACCTGTACCAGCGCTACATCGAGCAGCGCCATGCCGATGGCGACATGTTCCCCCCCAGTCGCGACCAGTTTTCGACGTTCCTGGTTCGTGACCTGCCTTTTTCACGCTTCTATGAGTTCCGCCTGGAGGGACGCTTGCTGGCCGTTGCCGTCACCGACCTGCTGCCCAACGGTCTCTCGGCGGTCTACACCTTCTACGAACCCGACGAAGAACGGCGCAGCCTGGGCCGTTATGCGATCCTCTGGCAGATCGGCGAAACCCTGCGCCTGGGGCTGGACGCGCTCTACCTGGGCTACTGGATCAAGAACTGCAAAAAGATGAACTACAAGACTCAATACCGCCCCATCGAGCTGCTGATCAACCAGAGATGGGTGATCCTGAACTAG
- the aat gene encoding leucyl/phenylalanyl-tRNA--protein transferase, whose product MLTWLQRNNLDFPPLEKAMREPNGLLAAGGDLSAERLVQAYRHGCFPWFSEGQPILWWSPDPRTVLFPDELHVSRSLGKLLRKQRYQVTFDQDFAAVISACAAPRTYADGTWISEAMQQAYLRLHRQGHAHSVEVWDQGTLVGGLYGLAMGQLFFGESMFSRADNASKVGFATLVEQLKAWGFVLVDCQMPTDHLHSLGARAITRTEFADYLKHHLDQPSRATWLS is encoded by the coding sequence ATGCTGACCTGGTTACAACGCAACAACCTTGACTTCCCCCCACTGGAAAAGGCCATGCGCGAGCCCAACGGCCTGCTGGCCGCGGGCGGCGACCTGTCGGCCGAGCGCCTGGTCCAGGCCTATCGCCACGGCTGCTTCCCCTGGTTTTCCGAGGGCCAGCCCATCCTCTGGTGGTCTCCAGACCCACGCACGGTCCTGTTTCCGGACGAGCTGCATGTATCGCGCAGCCTCGGCAAACTACTGCGCAAGCAGCGCTACCAGGTCACCTTCGACCAGGACTTCGCCGCAGTCATCAGTGCCTGCGCGGCACCAAGGACCTACGCCGACGGCACCTGGATCAGCGAAGCGATGCAGCAGGCCTACTTGCGCTTGCACCGGCAAGGCCACGCCCACTCGGTAGAAGTCTGGGACCAGGGCACGCTGGTGGGCGGGCTGTACGGGCTGGCCATGGGCCAGTTGTTCTTCGGCGAATCGATGTTCAGCCGCGCCGACAATGCCTCGAAGGTAGGTTTCGCGACACTGGTCGAACAGCTGAAGGCCTGGGGATTCGTCCTGGTCGACTGCCAGATGCCCACTGACCACCTGCACAGCCTGGGGGCCCGCGCCATTACCCGGACGGAGTTTGCCGACTACCTCAAACATCATCTGGACCAGCCGAGCCGCGCCACATGGCTTTCCTAG
- the clpS gene encoding ATP-dependent Clp protease adapter ClpS has translation MHAISQIRLTFNQDRPDLHDDDSAGLAVQEAKPALQAPPMYKVVLFNDDYTPMDFVVEVLELFFNLNRELATKVMLAVHTEGRAVCGLFTRDIAETKAMQVNQYARESQHPLLCEIEKDG, from the coding sequence ATGCATGCAATCAGCCAGATTCGACTAACATTCAATCAGGATCGACCGGACTTGCACGACGACGATTCCGCTGGCTTGGCGGTACAGGAGGCCAAGCCTGCGCTACAGGCGCCGCCGATGTACAAGGTGGTTTTGTTCAACGATGACTACACCCCGATGGATTTCGTCGTCGAAGTGCTCGAGTTGTTTTTTAACCTGAATCGCGAGCTGGCGACCAAGGTCATGCTGGCCGTCCATACCGAAGGGCGGGCAGTATGTGGTTTGTTTACCCGCGACATCGCCGAGACCAAGGCCATGCAGGTCAATCAGTACGCCAGGGAAAGCCAGCATCCGCTACTCTGTGAAATCGAGAAGGACGGTTAA
- the trxB gene encoding thioredoxin-disulfide reductase, with protein sequence MNDAKHSRLIILGSGPAGYSAAVYAARANLRPTVITGLQAGGQLTTTTEVDNWPGDVEGLTGPVLMERMQKHAERFDTEIVYDHIHTAQLQQRPFILIGDSGTYSCDALIIATGASAQYLGLPSEEAFSGKGVSACATCDGFFYRNQVVAVIGGGNTAVEEALYLSNIAREVHLVHRRDKLRAEKILQDKLFDKAANGNIRLHWNQHLDEVLGDGSGVTGARLRDSQTGTTQDLALSGVFIAIGHKPNTDLFLGQLQMHDGYLRIKGGSEGDATATDIEGVFAAGDVADHVYRQAVTSAGAGCMAALDAEKFLDDH encoded by the coding sequence ATGAACGATGCGAAGCATTCACGCCTGATCATCCTGGGCTCCGGCCCTGCTGGCTACAGCGCCGCCGTCTATGCCGCTCGCGCCAACCTCAGGCCGACCGTGATCACCGGCCTGCAAGCCGGCGGTCAACTGACCACCACCACCGAAGTGGACAACTGGCCCGGTGATGTCGAAGGCCTGACCGGCCCGGTACTGATGGAACGCATGCAGAAACATGCCGAGCGCTTCGACACCGAGATCGTTTATGACCACATTCATACTGCTCAGTTGCAACAGCGCCCCTTTATCCTCATCGGCGACAGCGGCACCTACAGCTGCGACGCCCTGATCATCGCCACCGGTGCATCGGCGCAATACTTGGGCCTGCCCTCCGAGGAAGCCTTTTCCGGCAAGGGGGTTTCCGCGTGCGCCACCTGCGATGGCTTCTTCTATCGCAACCAGGTGGTGGCAGTGATCGGTGGCGGCAATACCGCCGTGGAGGAAGCCTTGTACCTGTCGAACATCGCCCGGGAAGTACACCTGGTGCATCGTCGCGACAAGCTGCGCGCAGAGAAGATTCTTCAGGACAAACTGTTCGACAAGGCTGCCAACGGCAACATCCGCCTGCACTGGAACCAGCACCTGGACGAGGTACTGGGCGATGGCAGTGGAGTCACTGGAGCTCGCCTCAGGGATAGCCAGACCGGTACCACCCAGGATCTGGCGCTGTCCGGAGTGTTCATCGCCATCGGTCACAAGCCCAACACCGACCTGTTCCTTGGGCAATTGCAGATGCATGACGGCTACCTGCGGATCAAGGGCGGCAGCGAGGGCGACGCCACCGCCACCGACATCGAGGGCGTGTTCGCCGCCGGCGACGTGGCCGACCACGTCTACCGCCAGGCCGTCACTTCCGCCGGTGCCGGTTGCATGGCAGCCCTGGACGCGGAAAAATTCCTCGACGACCACTAA
- the cspD gene encoding cold shock domain-containing protein CspD: MASGKVKWFNNAKGYGFINEEGKSDDLFAHYSAIEMDGYKTLKAGQAVSFEIIQGPKGLHAVKISSLKAPGEILAAEALQESALS, translated from the coding sequence ATGGCTAGCGGTAAGGTCAAGTGGTTCAACAATGCCAAGGGTTACGGCTTTATTAATGAGGAGGGTAAGAGCGACGATCTGTTTGCTCATTACTCGGCCATCGAAATGGATGGCTACAAGACCTTGAAAGCCGGACAGGCCGTGAGCTTCGAGATCATCCAAGGACCCAAGGGGCTGCATGCGGTCAAGATAAGCTCCCTGAAGGCGCCCGGAGAAATCCTTGCCGCCGAGGCCCTGCAAGAAAGCGCCTTGAGCTGA
- the clpA gene encoding ATP-dependent Clp protease ATP-binding subunit ClpA translates to MLNRELEVTLNLAFKEARSKRHEFMTVEHLLLALLDNEAAATVLRACGANLDKLKHDLQEFIDSTTPLIPVHDEDRETQPTLGFQRVLQRAVFHVQSSGKREVTGANVLVAIFSEQESQAVFLLKQQSVARIDVVNYIAHGISKVPGHGDHSEGEQEMQDEEGGESSSSGNPLDAYASNLNELARQGRIDPLVGREHEVERVAQILARRRKNNPLLVGEAGVGKTAIAEGLAKRIVDNQVPDLLTSSVVYSLDLGALLAGTKYRGDFEKRFKALLGELKKRPQAILFIDEIHTIIGAGAASGGVMDASNLLKPLLSSGDIRCIGSTTFQEFRGIFEKDRALARRFQKVDVTEPSVEDTIGILRGLKPRFEQHHGIEYSDEALRAAAELASRYINDRHMPDKAIDVIDEAGAYQRLQPAEKRVKRIEVPQVEDIVAKIARIPPKHVTSSDKELLRNLERDLKLTVFGQDAAIDSLATAIKLSRAGLKSPDKPVGSFLFAGPTGVGKTEAARQLAKAMGIELVRFDMSEYMERHTVSRLIGAPPGYVGFDQGGLLTEAITKQPHCVLLLDEIEKAHPEVFNLLLQVMDHGTLTDNNGRKADFRNVIVIMTTNAGAETAARASIGFTHQDHSSDAMEVIKKSFTPEFRNRLDTIIQFGRLSHEVIKSVVDKFLTELQAQLEDKRVQLEVTDAARSWLAAGGYDVAMGARPMARLIQDKIKRPLAEEILFGELSDHGGVVHIDIKDGELTFDFETTAEMA, encoded by the coding sequence ATGTTAAACCGCGAGCTCGAAGTCACCCTCAATCTCGCCTTCAAGGAGGCTCGTTCGAAGCGTCATGAGTTCATGACCGTCGAGCACCTTCTGTTGGCTCTTTTGGATAATGAGGCCGCCGCAACTGTTCTCCGTGCCTGCGGAGCAAACCTCGACAAGCTCAAGCATGACCTGCAGGAGTTCATCGACTCCACCACGCCATTGATTCCCGTGCACGATGAAGACCGTGAGACTCAGCCAACCCTGGGCTTCCAGCGTGTGCTGCAGCGCGCTGTGTTTCATGTGCAGAGCTCAGGCAAGCGTGAAGTCACCGGTGCCAATGTGCTGGTGGCGATCTTCAGCGAGCAGGAGAGCCAGGCCGTGTTCCTGCTGAAGCAGCAGAGCGTTGCCCGCATCGACGTGGTCAACTACATCGCCCATGGCATCTCCAAGGTGCCCGGGCATGGTGATCATTCCGAGGGTGAACAGGAAATGCAGGACGAGGAGGGTGGTGAGTCGTCCTCTTCGGGCAATCCCCTGGATGCCTATGCCAGCAATCTCAACGAACTGGCCCGGCAGGGGCGCATCGATCCGCTGGTTGGGCGCGAGCACGAGGTCGAGCGCGTGGCGCAGATCCTCGCTCGCCGACGCAAGAACAACCCTCTGCTGGTGGGTGAGGCCGGCGTAGGCAAGACCGCGATTGCCGAAGGCCTGGCCAAACGCATCGTCGATAACCAGGTGCCCGACCTGCTGACCAGCAGCGTGGTCTACTCCCTGGATCTCGGAGCCCTGCTGGCCGGTACCAAGTACCGTGGCGACTTCGAGAAGCGTTTCAAGGCGCTTCTGGGCGAGCTGAAGAAGCGTCCGCAGGCGATCCTGTTCATTGACGAGATCCATACCATCATCGGCGCCGGTGCGGCTTCCGGCGGAGTGATGGATGCATCGAATCTGCTCAAGCCATTGCTGTCCTCGGGTGACATTCGTTGCATCGGCTCGACCACCTTCCAGGAGTTTCGTGGCATTTTCGAGAAGGATCGGGCCCTGGCTCGGCGCTTCCAGAAGGTCGATGTCACCGAGCCTTCGGTCGAGGACACCATCGGCATCCTGCGCGGACTCAAGCCACGTTTCGAGCAGCACCACGGCATCGAATACAGCGATGAAGCCCTGCGTGCCGCAGCGGAGCTGGCCTCGCGCTACATCAACGACCGGCATATGCCGGACAAGGCCATCGATGTCATCGACGAGGCGGGCGCCTACCAGCGCCTGCAGCCGGCCGAGAAGCGCGTCAAGCGCATCGAAGTGCCTCAGGTCGAGGATATCGTGGCGAAAATCGCGCGTATTCCGCCAAAGCACGTCACCAGTTCCGACAAGGAGCTGCTGCGCAACCTCGAGCGCGATCTCAAGTTGACCGTGTTCGGCCAGGATGCGGCGATCGATTCGCTGGCGACTGCGATCAAGTTGTCCCGGGCTGGCCTCAAATCACCGGACAAGCCGGTTGGTTCGTTCCTGTTTGCCGGTCCTACCGGCGTCGGCAAGACCGAAGCGGCGCGGCAGTTGGCCAAGGCCATGGGGATCGAGCTGGTGCGTTTCGACATGTCCGAGTACATGGAGCGGCATACCGTGTCGCGCCTGATCGGTGCGCCTCCCGGTTATGTCGGTTTCGACCAGGGCGGCCTGTTGACCGAGGCGATCACCAAGCAACCGCATTGCGTGCTGCTGCTCGATGAAATCGAGAAGGCTCACCCGGAAGTCTTCAACCTGCTGTTGCAGGTGATGGATCACGGCACCCTGACCGACAACAACGGGCGCAAGGCGGACTTCCGCAACGTGATCGTCATCATGACCACCAACGCTGGAGCCGAGACCGCGGCACGCGCCTCCATCGGCTTCACTCATCAGGATCATTCTTCCGATGCCATGGAAGTGATCAAGAAGAGCTTCACGCCGGAGTTCCGCAACCGCCTGGATACCATTATCCAGTTCGGTCGTCTGAGCCACGAAGTGATCAAGAGCGTGGTGGACAAGTTCCTTACCGAGCTTCAAGCGCAGCTGGAAGACAAGCGCGTGCAGTTGGAGGTGACCGATGCCGCCCGCAGCTGGCTGGCGGCCGGTGGTTACGACGTGGCCATGGGCGCCCGCCCGATGGCGCGTCTGATCCAGGACAAGATCAAGCGTCCTCTGGCCGAGGAGATCCTGTTCGGCGAGTTGTCCGACCATGGCGGTGTGGTGCACATCGACATCAAGGATGGCGAGTTGACCTTCGATTTCGAGACCACGGCGGAAATGGCCTGA
- the infA gene encoding translation initiation factor IF-1, which yields MSKEDSFEMEGTVVDTLPNTMFRVELENGHVVTAHISGKMRKNYIRILTGDKVRVELTPYDLSKGRITYRAR from the coding sequence ATGTCGAAAGAAGACAGCTTCGAAATGGAAGGCACTGTCGTCGACACCCTGCCCAACACCATGTTTCGCGTGGAGTTGGAAAATGGGCACGTCGTAACCGCGCACATCTCCGGCAAGATGCGCAAGAACTACATTCGTATTCTTACCGGCGACAAGGTGCGCGTCGAGCTGACTCCCTATGACTTGAGCAAAGGGCGCATCACTTACCGCGCTCGCTAA